The nucleotide sequence tattatttttatgaacCTTGCTGACTGCTTGCTGACCGTAGTCGTTAGCACAGGGTAACCGCTacagggacgagcagctcgcctggttccgacccgtTCCTGGTTCAGACCTGGtgacaaaaatacaacagctgGTCGACAGACGACCCGGAGAGGTTCTGCATGATGAGGCTTTTATTCACTTCTCATTCAACCTCATTCAACatgaagaactttccatcctATAAGAGACTCTGGTCTGtcgcagacacgccccctccgcgtCTTCACGCTGCTGTCTTTCTTCTGCCCGCTCGCACATCCCGACGGTGTGAAAGGTGTGACACGGCAATCTTAGACATGAtcgttattttaaaaaaccacagagagccgcaggCTGCTGACCCCTGATTTAGCTGATGCTTGACTGTAATCCAAATGGCATAAAGCTAAACACTGAGCCAGAGTAAATGCTAAACATATTTATCAGAGGTTACCGGTGGAAATTCCATTCTTTTTTATCAAACCGTAACATACTTTATCCCGTCACCCTTAAAAGGATACAGTGGGTcaagaaaatagatggatggaaaaacCCACTTTGATTCTCGTTAGCTATAAAGCACATACCTGACATGGCATGAACTGcctttttaatattaaatacataaaaatcgAAAAAGAAACTCACATGACTTTTGAATATATTTTATTGTCTACAGGATAAAAgcaattatttgtttaaaaaccaaagtataaaaaaagtgaaaagttgTAAACAGGTAACAATGGCAGCATTTCCCGtacttttttacataaatcaacAGGTACAGTTGATTGTGATCCCCTTTCTTTACATGAGTTTAAGTATTTTTGCTGTGCAAGCTTGGTAGTTTGGCCCTTCAAGCTAACTTCCTACACCGCAGAAGTAAATGATCCACGTAAGTGTGTAGATATCGTTGTGTGTTTTCAGGGGAACCCGTTGTAATGACAAACAGTTATTCTGTATTTCTTTAAACAAGAAATAAGGTTTGTTCTTTGTCTTTTGACGGGTTGAAAACAGGAAGAGGCATTATCACCTGTTGAGTGCCTTTACTCAGGTGCCAGTAAATGTGCCAAAGGCAGACATTTTCTGGTAGATTGTCGTATGGCCCTGTTGTTTTGCTCCTTACCCAGAACACTACGCCTGTCATCAAACTGTTGGTGCATTCCAACCACAGGAGGTTAACAGAAATGTAGGCAGGTACTGGGAAACCGCAGAGCTGACAGATTAGAGACACTACCAGGTAAGGCATCCAAAATGTACTGAAGCCTAGTGTTAGGCTGGTCCACAGAGGTGGGCGTGGCCAGATCGTTTCCTTCTGGTAATTCTCTCCATTGTTCCTCCCATCAGTTGCTTGTGTTCCTGCAGAAGTGGAAAACAGGTCGCTCTTGTTTGTacgttgctgtttgtttgttgttgtttgctgCCTTGCCTCTAGTAGTTGGTCAGCCTCTTTCATCCAGTGGAAAATTTCTGAGCAAAACGGCAGCAGGGTAAATGATGTTCCAATGAAAAGTAATGATGTAAAGCTGGCCACCAGCGTTGACTCTTCTACTTGACACACCAATGCGCGTCTCCCAGTTTCATATTCCATTTCTCTTGGTTCAGCATTGACAAAGATAATTGAGAAAACAATAGCTACGCTCCACACCAGTAAAGTTAAGCACACATTTCTGAAGGATTTGAGGAATGCGGCGGAGCTGCTCGGACGAGTATTCTCCAAGCAGTAGAAGAGTAAACCCAGGCACATCATAGGCAGCGGCAGTGCACTATATATCACAGATGCTTTGGCCAAGATGAAGCAGGGGGACACGAAAGACCTCTCAGTTCCAAGAAACCATATGGtcgtcattaaaaatgtaataaccaAGTCACCCAGTGCAATGGACAGGCTGCATATGCTTAGGAAGTAGGTATACTTCTTGGGGCTGCATAAAAAGAAGACAACCAAGTCCAATCCCAATTTGAAGagaaaaagtaaacaataaCTGCTCATGTTATCCGTGTGACAGCCAGAGATGTCCCATTGGCCCAGGATCGCCAGCATTTTCATCATTTTGGGGTTTGCCTCAGATGCCGATGAATATTCGGGTGCCCTTTGTGTCATGCAGAGTTCGGTTTCAAGGTGCTCAAGATAGTCCTGGAAAAGATGCAAAACAATGAATTACCGTAGTAGACAGGTTAGTAAAAATAGTGGAGTAAAGTTTACAGCTCACAAGAGACGGAGAAAAACAGGCAAAAAGTACAATTCTTCGTGACTAAATATCATTTTTCAATGTG is from Oryzias latipes chromosome 7, ASM223467v1 and encodes:
- the LOC105354339 gene encoding uncharacterized protein LOC105354339; the encoded protein is MTQRAPEYSSASEANPKMMKMLAILGQWDISGCHTDNMSSYCLLFLFKLGLDLVVFFLCSPKKYTYFLSICSLSIALGDLVITFLMTTIWFLGTERSFVSPCFILAKASVIYSALPLPMMCLGLLFYCLENTRPSSSAAFLKSFRNVCLTLLVWSVAIVFSIIFVNAEPREMEYETGRRALVCQVEESTLVASFTSLLFIGTSFTLLPFCSEIFHWMKEADQLLEARQQTTTNKQQRTNKSDLFSTSAGTQATDGRNNGENYQKETIWPRPPLWTSLTLGFSTFWMPYLVVSLICQLCGFPVPAYISVNLLWLECTNSLMTGVVFWVRSKTTGPYDNLPENVCLWHIYWHLSKGTQQVIMPLPVFNPSKDKEQTLFLV